Proteins found in one Solitalea lacus genomic segment:
- a CDS encoding transposase: MTEQSDPYENALAERMSRTLKEELGLGKVLKSRLHAKLSQKSH; this comes from the coding sequence ATGACCGAACAGTCGGATCCGTATGAAAACGCATTGGCCGAACGGATGAGCCGAACGTTGAAAGAAGAATTAGGCTTGGGCAAAGTGTTGAAGTCAAGACTGCATGCAAAATTATCCCAAAAAAGTCATTAG
- a CDS encoding TonB-dependent receptor, giving the protein MKLTTIFMLVIFLSASAEVQSQVISISAKKLSLEKVLDEIQKQSGYEFLYSSEMIKNARPVDMDVKNVGIDEVLSLCFKNQPFQYTVIGKTVVLKLNTDPSNGNKLKASPIVITGKVWDDEGPLPGATIIIKGSSLGTTTDQLGNFSLSVPDTSSRVLVFTFLGYETKELTVTKSIAVTIKMVKKIVVGNEVVVVGYKTEKKKNLTSAVGTISAKDMENQPYTNIYEALNGRIPGFDITQDYTPGGGGNRMLIRGKNTGLDYLRAAGDAATAITPSTNNFGFGNDQPLVLIDGFEGDINLVNPQDIESVTVLKDASAAIYGIRAANGVVLVTTKKGELNSLKVNYDYYAGLTNFTRRPTYLSSWQQATLVNETIANESAPGGGGGVIIGGGGGRLTPYTPEEIQKFKDGSDLVNYPNTNWEDQYLRTGSMQQRHNLSINGGDKRSKYALSLEYMQQDGNIPNLKNQRYSSRFNMVSKLGEKFAFNGGVNFAYSPATGPITGAGAANGTADPNILLLLTQFSPMLPQKWANGAYSNNKRSVNPEAWLETPSSYKNTNSAVNGNLGVNWTPLKGLSVKPSLGYNYSTTSSKYFLSELVSYANGAEGSPLVENPFTSNYLSKLDETIGKSYNLTSQVVVDYTKLFGNHEIGVMVGGMRSYAYANFLNVYKENFLNTAIQTPSIAAGQGNKAPGGSELEAVQQAFFGRLQYNYNDLFILESTLRADGTTAFAPDNRYKIFPAFSGAWIISGHDFYKDAERLNKTLSFLKLRASWGILGNSSVGYYTYLQQLGVGSYSFNNQLQTSVYPNGGYNPDVRWEETRTINFGLDARMFRDKLSLAFDAYHKQTNGLMQQVGVPANYGLSAPFENSGSMYNKGLEMDLRYSDKIKAFIWSVSANAAYNINKITSYRVKERSTDLSTAYDRVEGESLYTIWGLVSDGIYQNQQEVTGSPVLNSTVGPGDIRYVDINKDGKIDGNDRVNLGQATAPVKYGLALEGGWKNFGLRLLFRGDIGRKVLMGQSLGQVSNADNKVVTDYWDRWTTDNPSSKFPRSWNNYTQNNPTATVSDFWMRKANYIKLANLTFSYNLPAAACKRVGLGNVRMYYTGSNLFVIAPGFWNWLDPETTMLQASSNGYPATSLHSFGISVGF; this is encoded by the coding sequence ATGAAGTTAACGACTATTTTTATGCTGGTCATATTTCTTTCGGCATCTGCTGAGGTGCAATCGCAGGTAATCAGTATCTCTGCTAAAAAACTTTCTCTTGAGAAAGTATTGGACGAGATCCAAAAGCAAAGTGGGTATGAATTTTTATACAGTTCAGAGATGATAAAAAATGCCCGTCCGGTGGATATGGATGTAAAAAATGTCGGTATTGATGAGGTACTATCCCTTTGTTTTAAAAATCAGCCCTTTCAATACACTGTTATTGGGAAGACGGTTGTTCTAAAGTTAAATACCGATCCTTCAAACGGCAATAAGCTTAAGGCTTCGCCTATTGTTATTACCGGTAAGGTTTGGGATGACGAGGGCCCGCTGCCAGGGGCAACGATAATCATTAAGGGGTCGAGTTTGGGAACTACTACAGATCAGCTCGGGAACTTTTCTTTATCTGTACCTGATACTTCTTCACGTGTTCTGGTCTTTACTTTCTTAGGATATGAAACGAAAGAACTAACAGTAACAAAATCAATAGCAGTTACCATTAAGATGGTTAAAAAAATAGTTGTGGGCAACGAAGTTGTGGTGGTAGGTTATAAGACGGAAAAGAAAAAGAATCTCACAAGTGCAGTGGGTACTATCAGCGCCAAAGACATGGAAAACCAGCCCTATACCAATATTTATGAAGCATTGAATGGACGGATACCCGGTTTCGATATTACTCAGGACTATACGCCTGGTGGAGGGGGGAACAGGATGTTAATCCGGGGCAAAAATACAGGACTTGATTACCTAAGGGCCGCAGGCGATGCCGCTACGGCTATTACCCCATCGACTAATAATTTTGGTTTCGGTAACGACCAGCCCCTTGTTTTGATTGATGGTTTTGAAGGTGATATTAACTTGGTTAATCCTCAGGATATTGAATCAGTAACGGTTCTAAAAGACGCTTCAGCTGCCATTTACGGTATCCGTGCTGCTAATGGAGTTGTACTTGTTACTACAAAGAAGGGTGAACTGAACTCTTTAAAAGTGAATTACGATTATTATGCAGGATTAACGAATTTTACCCGCAGACCCACCTACCTCTCATCATGGCAACAAGCCACCTTGGTAAATGAAACAATAGCCAATGAATCAGCTCCAGGTGGTGGTGGTGGTGTTATCATTGGTGGTGGCGGTGGTAGACTTACTCCATATACCCCTGAGGAGATACAAAAGTTTAAAGATGGATCCGATCTTGTAAATTACCCCAATACCAATTGGGAAGACCAGTATTTAAGAACGGGGAGTATGCAGCAACGCCATAATTTGAGTATTAATGGCGGCGATAAACGATCAAAATACGCATTATCTTTAGAGTATATGCAACAAGATGGTAATATTCCTAATCTCAAAAATCAACGATACAGCTCCAGGTTTAACATGGTCAGTAAGTTAGGCGAAAAATTTGCATTCAATGGAGGGGTGAATTTTGCATATAGCCCTGCGACGGGCCCAATCACCGGTGCAGGGGCTGCAAATGGTACAGCTGACCCTAATATTTTGTTATTGCTTACTCAATTTTCACCAATGCTTCCGCAGAAATGGGCAAACGGTGCTTATAGTAATAATAAAAGATCAGTAAATCCTGAAGCTTGGCTGGAAACACCTTCTTCCTATAAAAATACGAATTCTGCTGTAAATGGTAACCTAGGTGTTAACTGGACACCTTTGAAGGGTTTATCCGTAAAACCCTCTTTAGGATATAATTATTCTACTACTTCTTCAAAGTATTTTTTGAGTGAATTGGTTTCTTATGCCAATGGTGCTGAAGGTTCACCTTTGGTAGAAAATCCCTTTACCTCAAATTATCTGAGCAAATTAGATGAGACCATAGGTAAATCTTATAACCTTACCTCTCAGGTTGTGGTCGATTATACTAAGCTATTTGGCAACCACGAAATAGGAGTAATGGTGGGTGGAATGCGTAGCTATGCGTACGCTAATTTTTTAAATGTGTATAAGGAGAATTTTCTGAATACAGCCATTCAAACACCCAGCATAGCTGCCGGTCAGGGCAATAAGGCACCTGGAGGAAGCGAGTTGGAGGCTGTACAGCAAGCCTTTTTTGGCCGCTTGCAGTACAATTACAACGACTTGTTTATTTTGGAGTCAACCCTTAGGGCTGATGGAACCACCGCTTTTGCACCGGATAACCGCTATAAAATATTTCCCGCTTTTTCGGGTGCCTGGATTATCTCCGGCCACGATTTTTATAAAGATGCGGAACGCCTGAACAAAACGCTTAGTTTCCTGAAACTACGGGCTTCCTGGGGTATTCTGGGTAATAGTTCAGTCGGATATTATACCTACTTGCAACAGTTGGGAGTGGGAAGTTATTCTTTTAATAATCAATTGCAAACTTCAGTATATCCAAATGGAGGTTACAATCCTGATGTGAGATGGGAAGAGACCAGAACGATTAATTTTGGTTTGGATGCCCGCATGTTTCGCGATAAGCTGAGCCTTGCATTTGATGCTTACCATAAACAAACCAATGGGTTAATGCAGCAGGTGGGGGTGCCTGCCAATTATGGATTATCAGCTCCATTTGAAAACTCAGGCAGCATGTACAACAAGGGCTTGGAAATGGATTTAAGGTATAGTGATAAAATTAAAGCTTTTATTTGGAGCGTGAGTGCCAACGCAGCTTACAACATCAATAAGATAACTTCATATCGTGTTAAGGAGCGTTCTACTGATCTTTCCACAGCTTATGACAGAGTAGAAGGAGAGAGTTTGTACACCATTTGGGGATTGGTATCTGACGGTATTTATCAAAACCAGCAGGAAGTAACCGGATCACCTGTTTTAAACAGCACTGTAGGTCCCGGCGATATCCGCTATGTGGATATTAACAAAGATGGGAAAATTGACGGAAACGACCGTGTAAATCTTGGTCAAGCTACAGCACCTGTGAAGTATGGTTTAGCTCTTGAGGGAGGCTGGAAAAACTTTGGCCTACGCCTGTTGTTCCGTGGTGATATTGGCAGAAAAGTATTGATGGGTCAGTCGCTTGGACAAGTGTCCAATGCAGACAATAAAGTGGTGACCGACTACTGGGATAGATGGACAACAGATAACCCTAGTAGCAAATTTCCTCGCTCCTGGAATAACTACACACAGAATAACCCCACTGCCACCGTTTCGGATTTTTGGATGCGTAAGGCAAATTACATAAAATTGGCTAATCTTACGTTTTCATACAATCTGCCGGCTGCGGCCTGCAAACGTGTAGGGTTGGGTAACGTGCGTATGTACTACACTGGAAGCAACCTTTTTGTTATTGCCCCTGGTTTTTGGAATTGGCTTGATCCCGAAACAACAATGTTGCAGGCTTCTTCGAATGGTTATCCTGCTACGTCGTTGCACAGTTTTGGCATCAGCGTTGGTTTCTAA
- a CDS encoding TlpA family protein disulfide reductase: MKRKTLAFLLTVLLLTAVQQHGKAQTNPVVKVEVLKNMVALNPFKLSPDQAKSFDPSQGKGLYLEDGTTLSFEQFMQYASRPEKDYVVIPYANAADPNKVVAMLVRKATIEEQMQLKGVTEALQKRKTYSSEGSIDDPESSMAIKFDPNLKAADFLKGLKKVNQSEVAMTSINIGRVAIFDEKGNLIPLEIDGKMNPVVHKYQRSALFESDLYIDEDEVIRAMVYRKATMEERKRNGGGETRTNIREASVGGDEGSDIGGGGEMSATARLAQPGEKAAGGGKPAEFKGENASKTEKAKAFNFKATDINGKEVELSSFAGKKVVVLNFWFIQCKPCVMEMPELNKLVDEYKDNKNVEFISICLDKKEDVEKFFEKMAFKYRCIPGANSIAGKYGVVGFPTHMVVDKKGNIVLRQTSFSDDLIKDIKAEIAKGSK, from the coding sequence ATGAAACGTAAAACATTAGCATTCCTTCTTACTGTTTTGTTACTCACAGCAGTACAGCAACATGGTAAGGCACAAACCAATCCCGTTGTAAAAGTGGAGGTATTAAAAAATATGGTGGCACTCAATCCTTTTAAACTGAGCCCTGATCAGGCTAAGAGTTTCGATCCTTCTCAAGGAAAAGGTCTTTACCTCGAAGATGGTACTACACTTAGCTTTGAGCAGTTTATGCAATACGCTTCAAGGCCCGAAAAGGATTATGTGGTGATACCTTATGCCAATGCTGCCGATCCTAACAAAGTGGTAGCCATGCTGGTGCGTAAGGCCACAATCGAAGAGCAGATGCAGTTAAAAGGAGTGACAGAAGCCTTACAGAAACGGAAAACTTATTCAAGTGAAGGTTCTATTGATGATCCGGAATCGAGTATGGCCATTAAGTTTGATCCGAATCTTAAAGCAGCCGACTTTTTGAAAGGGTTGAAAAAGGTTAACCAATCGGAAGTGGCTATGACATCTATCAACATAGGCCGTGTTGCCATATTTGATGAGAAAGGCAACCTGATTCCGCTGGAAATTGATGGTAAAATGAATCCGGTGGTACATAAATATCAACGCAGTGCCCTTTTTGAATCGGACTTATATATTGATGAAGATGAAGTGATACGAGCCATGGTTTACCGGAAAGCGACCATGGAAGAACGTAAGCGAAACGGTGGTGGAGAGACAAGAACCAATATCAGGGAGGCTTCAGTGGGAGGAGATGAAGGTAGTGATATTGGCGGCGGCGGTGAAATGTCCGCAACGGCTCGTTTAGCACAGCCTGGCGAGAAAGCGGCTGGCGGCGGTAAACCTGCTGAGTTTAAGGGAGAAAATGCGTCAAAAACAGAAAAGGCAAAAGCTTTTAACTTTAAAGCAACAGATATTAATGGTAAAGAGGTAGAGCTTTCATCTTTTGCGGGTAAAAAAGTGGTAGTACTCAATTTTTGGTTTATTCAGTGTAAACCCTGTGTAATGGAAATGCCCGAGTTGAATAAGCTGGTTGATGAATACAAAGACAATAAGAATGTAGAGTTTATTTCTATTTGTTTGGACAAGAAAGAAGATGTTGAAAAGTTTTTTGAAAAAATGGCATTTAAATACCGTTGTATTCCCGGAGCGAACTCAATTGCCGGTAAATATGGCGTAGTAGGTTTTCCTACACACATGGTAGTTGATAAGAAAGGAAACATTGTATTGCGTCAAACAAGTTTTTCTGACGATCTTATTAAAGATATTAAGGCAGAAATTGCCAAAGGCTCAAAATAA
- a CDS encoding FecR domain-containing protein, translating to MNNDLNGQINILVEKYTSNTCSREELDQLLLLVKNSTNSQSVENALHIFWERVKSENKQENVDWDAIMQPLMEDLKPETPVVSIKRGFNWKWVGVAASVVFLVGILGYWSFRQTEPQVSQQVATADIIAPVANRAMIVLANGQKVYLDQKANGAIARDGNATVEKTADGKIVYKANNGSLASNLYNTLSNPRGSSVVDITLSDGTRVWLNAGSSLSYPVAFSGRERKVQISGEGYFEVAHNANMPFKVSKANMEVAVLGTHFNVNAYDDESVIKVTLLEGSVKTSLGNKEGVVLKPGQQARVANNIEVFKQVNLEKEMAWKQGMFRFEDTNIKEVMRQVARWYDVEVEFRGDVSKVNFGGSVSRQVNISELLKRLEATNLVKFSIVGRKVIVMPN from the coding sequence GTGAATAACGATTTAAACGGACAAATAAATATCCTGGTTGAAAAATATACCAGCAACACCTGCTCAAGGGAAGAGCTGGATCAATTGCTGTTGCTGGTAAAGAACAGTACCAATAGCCAGTCAGTGGAAAATGCGCTGCATATCTTCTGGGAGAGGGTAAAAAGCGAAAATAAACAAGAGAATGTTGACTGGGATGCCATTATGCAACCGCTGATGGAAGATTTAAAACCCGAAACGCCGGTAGTGTCTATAAAACGGGGCTTTAACTGGAAATGGGTTGGTGTGGCAGCTTCGGTTGTATTTTTAGTAGGTATACTGGGATATTGGTCATTCCGGCAAACAGAACCCCAAGTTTCGCAGCAGGTGGCTACTGCAGATATTATTGCGCCTGTTGCTAACCGGGCAATGATTGTATTGGCCAACGGGCAAAAAGTTTATCTCGATCAAAAAGCAAACGGTGCTATTGCCCGCGACGGCAATGCTACTGTAGAGAAAACGGCTGATGGAAAAATTGTTTATAAAGCAAACAATGGGTCACTCGCCTCTAACCTGTACAATACCCTTTCTAATCCACGAGGGAGTAGTGTTGTGGATATTACACTTTCAGATGGAACAAGAGTTTGGTTAAACGCCGGCTCGTCGCTCAGTTATCCGGTGGCTTTTAGCGGCAGGGAAAGGAAAGTGCAAATATCGGGTGAAGGTTATTTTGAAGTGGCGCACAACGCCAATATGCCTTTTAAAGTTAGCAAGGCCAACATGGAAGTTGCTGTATTGGGTACGCACTTTAATGTAAACGCATATGATGATGAATCGGTAATAAAAGTAACCCTGCTCGAAGGGTCCGTAAAAACCTCTTTGGGTAACAAAGAAGGTGTTGTGTTAAAACCGGGTCAACAGGCACGGGTAGCCAATAATATCGAGGTATTTAAACAGGTAAATCTTGAAAAAGAAATGGCCTGGAAGCAAGGGATGTTCCGCTTTGAGGATACCAATATAAAGGAGGTGATGCGCCAGGTAGCACGATGGTATGATGTGGAAGTAGAGTTTCGGGGCGATGTGTCGAAGGTGAATTTTGGCGGATCGGTTTCAAGACAGGTTAATATATCTGAATTGTTGAAACGGCTGGAAGCAACAAATTTGGTGAAGTTTTCTATTGTAGGTAGGAAAGTAATTGTAATGCCTAATTAA
- a CDS encoding RagB/SusD family nutrient uptake outer membrane protein: protein MTIKQDKYAMIAVIAIICSSLLVACTKDFLDRTPKDVYTNETFWTTSRDVTAAINGCYLNWESADNILYNDCYTDNAAYSSMFSGGPFANNYEAFANGMLTASGNSNSPNNYTYQTINTCNWFLENVDRAGDNIIAPALKNRMKAEARFLRAYRYFILTQFYRDVPFVTHTMTAEQSRMQKQVKREVIRDSIIKELELIAPVLPVNYSGSDKGRATRGAALALKARIELFSGKYSDCIATCQQLMNPPFSYSLYPDYQDLFRPQFENSPMNQEVIMDVQYMLGTNNYKSTLAEIAIAPAGSSAVAISQSLVDEFETLNGKTIQNDPSYNALQPYMNRDRRLDATIIRPGLLYNGIYFDPITPNGGGGFGGGPMGGGGSPIGGGGGSIGGGGGSIGGGGSPIGGGGGSIGGGTPIGGGGTPTGGGTSSGYTLNPSNDKTAMGNSPTGYNLKKYLSNLSDYWNTAYGTTALSSTGGNVIVFRYAEVLLMYAEAKIEAGQIDYSVYAAINQLRQRAGLPNADATTHPDKASLRALVRRERRVELAGEGLRWFDIVRWQIGPQVIKNVYDCLNGFVDRSNGNLWLTPNSSSAKFSRQFTPRYYVFPFTPKELQANTNLVQNAEWK from the coding sequence ATGACTATTAAACAAGATAAATACGCTATGATAGCTGTAATAGCAATTATTTGCAGCAGCCTGCTGGTAGCATGTACAAAGGATTTTCTTGACAGAACTCCTAAAGATGTTTATACCAATGAAACATTCTGGACCACCAGTAGAGATGTAACGGCAGCCATTAATGGTTGCTACTTAAACTGGGAAAGCGCGGATAATATTTTGTATAACGATTGTTATACGGATAATGCTGCTTATTCAAGTATGTTTAGCGGAGGGCCATTTGCCAATAATTATGAAGCATTTGCCAATGGCATGTTGACTGCTTCCGGCAATAGCAATAGCCCCAACAACTATACTTATCAAACCATTAATACCTGTAACTGGTTTTTGGAGAATGTAGACAGAGCCGGCGACAACATTATTGCTCCCGCATTAAAAAATCGTATGAAGGCGGAGGCACGTTTCCTGCGTGCTTACCGTTATTTTATACTTACCCAGTTTTATCGTGATGTACCTTTTGTAACACACACTATGACAGCGGAGCAAAGCCGGATGCAAAAACAGGTGAAAAGAGAAGTGATTCGCGATTCGATTATCAAAGAGCTGGAATTGATTGCCCCCGTTTTGCCTGTTAATTACTCTGGCAGTGATAAAGGAAGAGCTACCAGGGGGGCAGCGCTGGCCCTGAAAGCCCGTATTGAATTGTTTAGTGGTAAATACAGTGATTGTATTGCTACCTGTCAGCAATTAATGAATCCCCCTTTCAGCTATTCATTGTATCCCGACTATCAAGATCTTTTTCGCCCGCAATTTGAGAACAGCCCTATGAATCAGGAAGTAATTATGGATGTTCAGTATATGCTAGGCACTAATAATTATAAAAGTACCCTTGCAGAAATAGCCATTGCGCCGGCAGGATCATCTGCTGTGGCCATTAGCCAAAGCCTGGTGGATGAGTTTGAAACCCTGAACGGAAAAACAATCCAGAACGACCCCTCTTACAATGCGCTGCAACCGTATATGAATCGCGACAGACGCCTTGACGCTACCATTATTCGCCCTGGATTACTCTACAATGGCATTTATTTTGACCCGATTACCCCTAATGGTGGCGGTGGTTTTGGCGGTGGTCCCATGGGTGGAGGCGGTAGTCCCATTGGTGGAGGCGGCGGTTCCATTGGTGGAGGCGGCGGTTCCATTGGGGGAGGCGGTAGTCCCATTGGTGGAGGCGGCGGTTCCATTGGTGGTGGTACTCCTATTGGCGGTGGCGGTACTCCTACAGGTGGCGGAACGTCTTCAGGCTATACGTTAAACCCCAGTAATGATAAAACTGCGATGGGCAATTCACCTACCGGTTATAACTTAAAAAAATACCTGAGTAATTTAAGCGACTACTGGAACACTGCCTACGGAACAACAGCATTAAGCAGTACCGGAGGTAATGTTATTGTGTTTCGTTATGCCGAAGTATTGCTGATGTATGCCGAAGCCAAAATTGAAGCCGGACAAATAGACTATTCTGTATACGCTGCTATCAATCAGCTTCGTCAAAGAGCCGGTCTTCCCAATGCTGATGCTACTACTCACCCTGATAAGGCTTCCTTAAGGGCGCTTGTAAGGCGTGAACGCAGAGTTGAACTTGCAGGTGAAGGCTTGCGTTGGTTTGATATTGTGCGTTGGCAAATAGGGCCTCAGGTAATTAAAAATGTGTATGATTGTCTCAATGGTTTCGTTGATAGAAGCAATGGAAACCTTTGGCTCACTCCTAATTCAAGCTCGGCAAAATTTTCCCGCCAGTTTACACCAAGGTATTATGTATTCCCCTTTACACCGAAAGAATTGCAGGCGAATACCAATCTTGTACAGAACGCTGAGTGGAAATGA
- a CDS encoding TlpA disulfide reductase family protein, protein MKRFIYVILFSLSFCAVKAQTRIFRIQGTLVNMPDVKKIAINYISAEGRVKDTTDVVDGKYGFAGSINEPQAVQLAAIYPLEIRRQHAKNYLAFSNRNKYNVYISSGRVEVVSTDTLNNTKVSGAEWHADYLYLQRVDSDIRAGYAKGNAEQMRMQMNNINDTAALERIKREVNGNTANHVNNGLLKYAKTHHNSPLSLDALKTCANGTNWIDGGLKTVQDAFNALTPEVKNLPSGEKMNHYLTFVATTDIGATAPEFTLADTSGNKISLASFKGKYVLVDFWASWCHPCRDETPYVIKAYNRFKEKGFTVLSITSPKESSRTAWLKAIKDDKMVWYNVWDKEGNVSKMYNVESIPSNWLLDKNGVIVAKDLRGDDLEQKLNELIK, encoded by the coding sequence ATGAAGCGATTTATTTATGTTATTCTGTTTAGTTTATCCTTCTGTGCTGTAAAAGCGCAAACAAGAATTTTTCGGATACAGGGTACATTGGTTAACATGCCTGATGTTAAAAAAATAGCTATCAATTATATAAGTGCAGAAGGCAGGGTGAAGGATACCACAGATGTTGTAGATGGAAAATACGGGTTTGCAGGCAGTATCAATGAGCCGCAGGCTGTACAATTGGCGGCAATTTATCCTCTTGAAATACGAAGGCAACATGCTAAAAATTATTTAGCTTTCAGTAATAGAAACAAATATAACGTGTACATTTCTTCAGGTAGGGTTGAAGTGGTTTCTACCGATACATTAAACAATACCAAAGTTTCGGGGGCTGAATGGCATGCAGATTACCTGTATTTACAGCGGGTTGATAGTGATATTAGAGCCGGTTATGCAAAAGGTAATGCAGAGCAGATGCGGATGCAGATGAATAATATAAATGATACTGCAGCACTGGAAAGAATAAAGCGGGAAGTAAATGGTAATACTGCAAATCATGTAAATAATGGTCTTTTAAAATATGCAAAAACACATCACAATTCGCCTTTGTCGCTTGATGCATTAAAAACATGCGCAAACGGGACTAATTGGATTGATGGAGGATTAAAGACAGTGCAGGATGCTTTTAATGCATTAACACCCGAAGTAAAAAATCTGCCTTCCGGCGAAAAAATGAATCATTATTTAACTTTTGTAGCCACTACCGATATAGGTGCAACTGCCCCAGAGTTTACCCTTGCCGATACCTCCGGGAACAAAATTAGTCTGGCATCCTTTAAAGGGAAATATGTGCTGGTCGATTTTTGGGCCAGTTGGTGTCATCCATGTAGGGATGAAACACCTTATGTTATCAAAGCTTACAACCGGTTTAAGGAAAAAGGCTTCACTGTGCTGAGCATTACATCGCCTAAAGAAAGCAGCAGGACCGCATGGCTAAAAGCAATTAAGGATGATAAAATGGTTTGGTACAATGTATGGGATAAAGAGGGTAATGTTTCTAAAATGTATAATGTAGAGAGCATTCCCAGCAATTGGTTACTCGACAAAAATGGAGTGATTGTCGCAAAAGATTTGCGAGGCGATGATTTAGAACAAAAACTGAATGAGCTGATAAAATAA
- a CDS encoding RNA polymerase sigma factor, with the protein MQKTEKINRDKRLQQIAAGDERAFQSLFESYRSRLYHYMLGIVKSEEVAEELVIDVFMKIWMGRELLTQIENMDAFLFRVACNKSIDFLRKASNNRELTNIIWDNIQLASSTTAESRLMQQEYEKILRDAIDLLPPKRRQVYLMSREEGMTHAEIAKELGIAPSTIANQIVDAQRFIKSHLLKHLNSTVLFAILMLELKKG; encoded by the coding sequence TTGCAAAAAACAGAAAAAATTAATCGTGACAAACGGCTTCAACAAATTGCTGCTGGAGATGAACGGGCTTTTCAGTCCTTGTTCGAATCGTACCGTAGTAGGTTGTATCATTACATGTTGGGTATTGTAAAATCAGAAGAAGTAGCGGAGGAGTTAGTGATAGATGTATTTATGAAGATATGGATGGGGCGGGAGCTTCTAACTCAAATCGAAAACATGGACGCTTTCCTGTTTCGCGTTGCCTGTAACAAGTCTATCGATTTTCTTCGGAAGGCATCCAATAATCGTGAACTCACCAATATTATATGGGATAATATCCAACTTGCGAGCAGCACCACGGCGGAATCCCGGTTAATGCAACAGGAATACGAAAAAATACTCCGGGATGCCATTGATTTATTACCACCTAAACGCCGCCAGGTTTATCTTATGAGTAGGGAAGAAGGAATGACTCATGCAGAGATTGCCAAAGAATTAGGTATTGCCCCCAGCACTATCGCCAATCAAATAGTCGATGCTCAGCGCTTTATTAAAAGCCATTTGCTAAAACATCTCAACAGTACAGTCTTGTTTGCAATATTGATGCTTGAATTGAAAAAAGGTTAA